In Halogranum gelatinilyticum, the DNA window TGAGGGTGCGGGCATGACGGGTGACGCGTTCGCCGAAGCCTGCACCGAGGCGGGTGTCGGCTGCGGCGCGTTCGGCGAGCACACGACGCGCTTCTGTACGAACTGGGACGTCTCCCGCGAGGACGTCGACGCGGCGGTCGACCGCATCGCCCGCGTCGTCGCGTAGATGGGGCCGTTGGACCCCGTGGCGGTCTTGGACGACTGCACCGTCGAAGTCGCCGCCGAACGCTACGCCGTGGTCACTACGGATGGCGAGTGCGACGTCTCGGGGACCTTCGCGACCATCGACGACGGCCGAGAGGTGACGCACGTGCTCACCGAGACACGGCTGGCCGAGAGTCGAATCGAGACGCTCGACGTCGAATCCGGCTGGACGCTCCTCACCTTCGACGCCGTCCTGCCGTTCGACCTCGTCGGCTTCCTCGCCGTCGTCGCCTCGGCACTCGCCGACGCCGGGGTGTCGATCTTTGCACTCTCGGCGTATTCGACGGACCACGTACTGGTCAAAGAGGACGACGTGGAGACCGCGCTGGCGACGCTCGCAGAGTTGGGCTGTGAAATTCGGCGGCTGTGAGCGTCTCGGTTCAGAACAGCGCGTAGCCGTTGAGTTGGACGATGCTGTAGTTCAACACGGTCGCGAAGCAGCCCCACAGGAGGTAGGGGACGAGCAGGGCGGCCGCCCGGCGGTCGACCCGCGCGAACGCGGCGATGGTACCGACGACGGCGACGACGAGCGCGAGGATGATCCAGAGGGCGAGGACCGGCCGCTGGAGGGTGAAGAACGCGGGCGTCCACGCCACGTTGAAGACGAACTGGCCGACGAACGCGCCCAGTGCGAGTTTGACGTCCTGTCGCTCGATACCGACGTTCCAGACGCGCCAGACCGCGATGCCCATCAGCGTAAACAGGAGCGTCCAGACGACGCCGAACGTCACCGGCGGCGGATAGAACCAGGGTTTGTCGAGCGCGGCGAACCACGCGCTGTTCGGGCCACCGAGGACGGCCGGGACCGCGCCGACGATGTTGACGAGGACGACGAAGCCGACGAGCGTCGCCCAGTCGCGACGGCCACTGGGGAGGCCGCGTGTGAGTTCCATAGCTCCTGTTGGACGGCCGCGAGCCTGAACGTTGCGTCTTCAGACCTCGAACTCGAAGCGCGCGCCGCCCCCGTCGTCGCCGCCGACCGAGACCGTCCAGCCGTGGGCTTCGGCGATCTGTCGGACGATGGTCAGGCCGAAGCCCGTCCCGTCCGTCGTCGTCGTGTAGCCCGTCTCGAACACCTCGTCGCGCTCGGCGACGGGGATGCCGTGGCCGTCGTCCTCGACGGCGAACCCCTCGGCGGTGCCCTCGATGCGGACGGCCGACGCCTCGCCGTGTTCGATGGCGTTCCGAAAGAGGTTGCCGAGCAGTTCGACGAGCCGCGGTTCGTCGGCGTCGAGTGTCAGGCCGGTGTCGACGCTGAGGGTTGCGTCGGCGGTCGCCAGATGCGTCCAAGCCTCGCGGGCAGCCTCGTCGAGGTCGATCCGGCTCGTCTCGCCGACGACCTTCCCCTTCCGGGCGAGCGTCAGGAGGTCCTCGACGAGCGCGTTCATCCGGTCGAGCGCGTCGGCGACGCGCTCTAACTCCGCTTCGCCGCCGGTGGCCGTCTCGCGCGCCAGTTCGAGATAGCCGTCGGCGACGGTCAGCGGGTTCCGCAGGTCGTGGCTGACGATGCTCGCGAACTCGTCGAGCCGTTCGTTCTGTCGCCGGAGCTGCCGTTCCCGCTCTTTCTGCTCGGTGACGTCGGTGTAGATGGCGTACCCCCCCGAGTTCGTCTCGTCGAGGCTGATGGGGACGACGTGGAGGAGGAAGTCCCGCGGGCCGTCGGCGGTCTCGCGGCGGACCTCCGCACGGAGGCTCGTTCCGGACTTCAGCCCCTCGTTGAACGTGTTCGCCTCCGTGGCGACCCCGTCGGGGACGATGCGCTCGTCGATGTTCTCGCCGACGACCTCGTCGGCTCCGTAGCCGAAGACCCGCTCGAACGCCGAGTTGACGCGTTGGACGATGGGTTGGCCGCCCTCGAACTCGAAGGCGATGGCGGCGTCCGGGATGTTCTCGAACAGCGCGTCGAGGCGGTCGCGCTCGCTGCGAAGCCCCGACTCGGCCTCGATCCGCTTCAGCGTCGCCGTCACGTGCGAGATGAGCAGCTCCGCCAGTTCGAGGTCGGTCTCGTCGAACCGCCGGGTGTCGCGTGCGACCGCCTGGAAGACGCCCACGTCGTCGATGGGGACGCTGATGCCCGACCCGAAGACGCCGGAGACGGGTTCGGCGACGGAGTCCTGCTCGATGTCCAGGGTCAGCCGCGACTCGCCGGTCCGGTAGGTCTC includes these proteins:
- a CDS encoding ACT domain-containing protein, producing the protein MGPLDPVAVLDDCTVEVAAERYAVVTTDGECDVSGTFATIDDGREVTHVLTETRLAESRIETLDVESGWTLLTFDAVLPFDLVGFLAVVASALADAGVSIFALSAYSTDHVLVKEDDVETALATLAELGCEIRRL
- a CDS encoding TspO/MBR family protein, which gives rise to MELTRGLPSGRRDWATLVGFVVLVNIVGAVPAVLGGPNSAWFAALDKPWFYPPPVTFGVVWTLLFTLMGIAVWRVWNVGIERQDVKLALGAFVGQFVFNVAWTPAFFTLQRPVLALWIILALVVAVVGTIAAFARVDRRAAALLVPYLLWGCFATVLNYSIVQLNGYALF
- a CDS encoding GAF domain-containing protein → MPLRVAVADTDSTLSDLLADVSEVDLQVGLPGASAPANGARLPDCLVVTDPNLDPGVVETVKRGRIPVIVVTEMPLSAFIEDEHIAGYVRPGETDADTRSHLLDELRWVTGHETRQQLRESTDRVTALHDATTTLVGATTTDELYRRTVDVANDILEFDICYVGTVEGEKIVPRAVSSDAPERGARTMHIDEGIAGKTYRTGESQLVRRVEEASEVEPARSEYQSGISVAIGDHGVFQAVATEPDMFDEQDLQLTELLIGHVAETLTRLKAEQSIRIRERKITRLHEGVTDLVSARSVEDLFQRTVEVAEGILEFDQSYVFVVEDGEFVTAAGAARDDPVDVGRLQMGRGALGETYRTGESRLTLDIEQDSVAEPVSGVFGSGISVPIDDVGVFQAVARDTRRFDETDLELAELLISHVTATLKRIEAESGLRSERDRLDALFENIPDAAIAFEFEGGQPIVQRVNSAFERVFGYGADEVVGENIDERIVPDGVATEANTFNEGLKSGTSLRAEVRRETADGPRDFLLHVVPISLDETNSGGYAIYTDVTEQKERERQLRRQNERLDEFASIVSHDLRNPLTVADGYLELARETATGGEAELERVADALDRMNALVEDLLTLARKGKVVGETSRIDLDEAAREAWTHLATADATLSVDTGLTLDADEPRLVELLGNLFRNAIEHGEASAVRIEGTAEGFAVEDDGHGIPVAERDEVFETGYTTTTDGTGFGLTIVRQIAEAHGWTVSVGGDDGGGARFEFEV